CGGGCGCGTCGGCTCCGCCTGCCAGGTCGCGGCGATCCCGCTCTCCTCGGAGAAGCCGGCGACCACTCGGGCGAGCGCGTCCGGCAGCTCCGTCGATTCGAGTTCCGCGGGGAGGAGCGCCGCGACGATGCGTCGAGCGTCCTCGGCACCTCGGCGGGCGATCGAGGCGATCCGGTCGAGGGCGGGATCATCGTCTGCGCCGAGGACCGCGGGGTCCCGTGCCGCGCCGGCGCGAGATTCGCCCGCGCGTGCCAGCAGCGCGATCGATGCGAACTCCTGCGCGATCGTGTCGTGGATATCTCGGGCAAGGCGCGTGCGCTCAGCCAGCGCCCCCTCAGCGCGCTGCGCGCGGGCCAGTGCGGCCTGCAGATCTTCGGCTTCCCGCTGCGCCGCGAGCAGTGAGGCGTTGAGGCGGCGGTGCTCCGCAGCGTCCGCGAGCACCGACGTATAGCCCCGAGCCATCCCCACCGCAACGGCGCCACCGATCACCGGCCCCAGCACCTCGGCGAGGGTCACCGATCCTCTCGTCAGCCAGGGAACGCCGATCGCGACAGCCACGATCCCGACACCGACCAGCACCCCGCGCACGCCGCCGAAGAGATGCCCGCCGACCAGCAGGAGCGGGAACGACACCCAGACGAACTCCGGGGACGCCCACAGTGCCGCGAGCCACACGCCCCCGAGCAGCACGAACCACAGCGACGCGGCCCGCGGTCCGCCGGCCGCCGCCCATCGACCCGCGAGATAGACGCCGGTGAGCGCGACACCCGCCGCGAGCGCAAGACGGAGATCGAGGCCCCGATCCCAGGCCCGCAGTGCCGAGACGCCCACGAGCAGGATGAACACCAGGTGCACCCCCGCGCGGGCAGCGCGGAGCGCACGCGTCTGCTCGTCGGGTCCGCTCATGCCTCGATTCTGCTCCACCCGGCACGGATCTGCGATCTCGTGACTCGGATCTCATCATTTCGGGCGATGCCCGCCGCTCCGTCGCCGTTCAGTCTGGAAGCATGCAGAAACCGCTTACCTATCTCCTCGTATCCGCGTTCGCCTATGCCGCTCTCGGAGTGGCCTCGGGGCTCTTCTACCGAGAGTTCACCAAGCTCAACGGTTTCCCCGAAGGGGCCTTCACTCAGCTCGGTCTCGCCCACACCCACCTGCTCGCGCTGGGGTTCCTCCCGTTTCTCATCCTGCTCGGTCTCGAGCGCGTGTTCCAGTTCTCGCTCGCCCGAAAACGATTCGGGTGGTTCCTCTGGCTCTACCACGCGGGCGTCATCCTCACCTCCGCCATGCT
Above is a genomic segment from Leucobacter rhizosphaerae containing:
- a CDS encoding DUF2871 domain-containing protein: MQKPLTYLLVSAFAYAALGVASGLFYREFTKLNGFPEGAFTQLGLAHTHLLALGFLPFLILLGLERVFQFSLARKRFGWFLWLYHAGVILTSAMLIVHGSLTVLGLESSKMIAGLAGLGHMSITAAIVLLFFALRASLRRIDPSTGTALPAQVPTTEQPAATDRTARPAIH
- a CDS encoding sensor histidine kinase, whose product is MSGPDEQTRALRAARAGVHLVFILLVGVSALRAWDRGLDLRLALAAGVALTGVYLAGRWAAAGGPRAASLWFVLLGGVWLAALWASPEFVWVSFPLLLVGGHLFGGVRGVLVGVGIVAVAIGVPWLTRGSVTLAEVLGPVIGGAVAVGMARGYTSVLADAAEHRRLNASLLAAQREAEDLQAALARAQRAEGALAERTRLARDIHDTIAQEFASIALLARAGESRAGAARDPAVLGADDDPALDRIASIARRGAEDARRIVAALLPAELESTELPDALARVVAGFSEESGIAATWQAEPTRPIGTAAEVALLRTLQTALANVRAHAHATRVGVELREIGAMVRLDIVDDGIGFDVASWGSGRAPRSGAQSVGLREARERLRECGGGLDIEGAPGDGTALSAWLPAGSDETGQRGGSDPW